The proteins below are encoded in one region of Serratia symbiotica:
- a CDS encoding YejG family protein encodes MVSIQLSVVHRLPQSYRWLPGFIGIKVEPIPLSGIDEDNCLIGLKLLSHEGTDAWRVMRQLNASLQEIQIDCAIVECEGEPCLFVQHSDESAAMCRLKNVGAAIAEQLRAHYPF; translated from the coding sequence GTGGTGAGTATTCAACTTTCGGTAGTACATCGCTTGCCGCAAAGTTATCGTTGGCTACCAGGTTTTATCGGCATTAAGGTTGAACCGATTCCTCTTAGCGGAATAGACGAAGATAACTGCCTGATAGGCTTGAAACTGCTCAGCCATGAAGGGACTGATGCTTGGCGTGTCATGCGGCAGCTCAATGCTTCTCTACAGGAGATTCAAATCGATTGTGCTATCGTTGAGTGTGAAGGCGAACCTTGCCTGTTTGTGCAACACAGCGACGAAAGCGCTGCCATGTGTCGTCTGAAAAACGTAGGTGCAGCGATCGCTGAGCAGCTCAGAGCACACTATCCTTTTTGA
- a CDS encoding Bcr/CflA family multidrug efflux MFS transporter: protein MQHNRTSHLGLIFILGLLSMLMPLAIDMYLPSMPVIAAQFGVESGRVQMTLSAYMLGFAFGQLFYGPMSDSIGRKPMILWGTLIFAIAGCACAMAQSIDLLIGLRLLHGLAAASASVVINALMRDMFTKDEFSRMMSFVILVMTIAPLLAPIIGGALLLWFNWPAIFWAMGAAALIGSLLVALFIKETLPKERRQKFHLRTTLGNFASLFHHKRVLSYMLASAFSFAGMFSFLSAGPFVYIELNHVSPQHFGYYYALNIVFLFLTTLLNSYNVRRVGAISMFRLGLLIQLAMGLWLLAISAVGLGFWALVIGVAVYLGCIAMITSNAMAVILDGFPHMAGTASSLAGTLRSSIGALVGAVLAMVPGHSTWSMVSSMALCSIVAMLLYLYASQPRNCDA from the coding sequence GTGCAACATAACCGGACGTCTCACCTCGGTTTGATTTTTATTCTGGGTCTGCTTTCCATGCTGATGCCGTTGGCTATCGACATGTATCTGCCCAGCATGCCAGTGATCGCCGCCCAGTTTGGCGTTGAATCAGGCCGCGTGCAGATGACGCTCAGCGCCTATATGCTCGGCTTCGCCTTTGGGCAATTATTCTATGGGCCGATGTCGGACAGCATTGGCCGCAAGCCGATGATCCTATGGGGAACGCTGATCTTCGCCATTGCAGGCTGCGCCTGTGCTATGGCGCAGTCGATCGATCTGTTGATCGGGCTGCGTTTACTGCATGGCCTGGCTGCCGCCTCTGCCAGTGTGGTGATCAACGCCCTGATGCGCGATATGTTCACTAAAGACGAGTTCTCGCGCATGATGTCGTTCGTGATTTTGGTGATGACTATTGCGCCGCTGCTGGCACCGATAATCGGCGGCGCGCTGCTACTATGGTTCAACTGGCCCGCTATTTTCTGGGCTATGGGTGCCGCCGCGCTGATCGGCTCGTTGCTGGTGGCGCTGTTTATCAAGGAAACGTTGCCGAAAGAACGGCGGCAGAAATTCCACCTGCGAACCACGCTGGGCAACTTCGCCTCACTGTTCCACCATAAGCGGGTGCTGAGCTATATGCTGGCTAGTGCTTTCTCGTTCGCTGGCATGTTCTCGTTCCTCAGCGCCGGGCCTTTTGTTTATATCGAACTAAATCACGTTTCGCCGCAACACTTTGGCTACTACTACGCGCTGAACATCGTCTTCCTGTTCCTTACTACCCTGCTCAATAGCTACAATGTGCGGCGGGTAGGGGCTATCAGTATGTTTCGTTTGGGATTGTTGATACAGTTGGCGATGGGGCTGTGGCTATTGGCGATCAGTGCCGTTGGCTTGGGCTTTTGGGCGCTGGTGATTGGTGTGGCGGTTTACCTGGGTTGTATTGCGATGATTACCTCCAACGCCATGGCGGTGATCCTGGATGGTTTCCCGCATATGGCTGGTACTGCTTCCTCACTGGCTGGCACGTTACGTTCTAGCATCGGTGCGTTGGTGGGTGCGGTGCTGGCAATGGTGCCGGGTCACAGTACCTGGTCGATGGTTTCCTCTATGGCACTGTGCAGCATTGTGGCGATGCTGTTATACCTGTACGCCAGCCAGCCGCGCAACTGCGACGCTTGA
- the rsuA gene encoding 16S rRNA pseudouridine(516) synthase RsuA: MRLDKFLSQQLGISRALVARELRARRITVDGEVVKNGAVKLAVEQEVKFDGDLLAQQNGPRYFMLNKPQGYVCSTDDPDHPTVLYFLDEPVAYKLHAAGRLDIDTTGLVLMTDDGQWSHRVTSPKHHCEKTYLVTLEHSLAANTAQRFAAGVQLHNEKSLTRPAQLEKINDRQVRLTISEGRYHQVKRMFAAIGNRVIALHRERIGTIVMDKDLASGAYRPLTAEEIASVGAPHLRDCG, encoded by the coding sequence ATGCGACTGGACAAGTTTTTATCTCAGCAGTTAGGTATTAGCCGTGCCTTGGTAGCGCGTGAACTTCGGGCTAGACGTATCACCGTAGACGGCGAAGTAGTGAAGAACGGGGCGGTCAAGTTGGCGGTTGAGCAGGAAGTAAAGTTCGACGGCGATCTGCTGGCGCAGCAGAATGGCCCGCGTTATTTTATGCTCAATAAGCCGCAGGGCTACGTCTGTTCCACCGATGATCCCGATCATCCCACGGTGTTGTACTTTCTCGATGAACCGGTGGCTTACAAGTTGCATGCCGCCGGCCGGTTGGATATCGACACTACCGGCTTGGTGCTGATGACCGACGATGGTCAGTGGTCACATCGCGTCACCTCGCCGAAACACCACTGCGAAAAAACCTACTTGGTGACTCTGGAACATTCGCTGGCGGCAAATACTGCGCAGCGCTTCGCCGCTGGTGTGCAACTGCATAACGAAAAGAGCCTGACTCGGCCCGCTCAATTGGAGAAGATCAACGATCGTCAGGTGAGGTTGACCATCAGCGAAGGGCGCTACCATCAAGTGAAGCGCATGTTCGCAGCAATCGGCAATCGGGTGATCGCACTGCACCGCGAGCGCATTGGCACCATTGTGATGGATAAGGATCTGGCATCGGGCGCATACCGCCCGCTCACCGCAGAGGAAATCGCCAGCGTGGGTGCACCACACCTACGGGATTGCGGATAA
- a CDS encoding DEAD/DEAH box helicase, which yields MAFTLRPYQLEAVDATIKHFRQHAEPALIVLPTGAGKSLVIAELAKRARGRVLVLAHVKELVAQNHAKYCAYGLKADIFAAGLRQKDSASKVVFGSVQSVARNLMLFDGTFSLLIIDECHRISDDDDSQYPQIIQHLQKSNPQLRLLGLTATPYRLGKGWIYQYHYHGFTRSDDHSLFRDCIYELPLRYMIKHGFLVPPERLDMPIVQYDFSRLRVSSSGLFSEADLNRELKRQNRITPHIISQIVEYAATRKGVMIFAATIEHAREIHGLLPTGEAALVSAATPSVERDALITAFKQQQLRYLVNVAVLTTGFDAPHVDMIAILRPTESVSLYQQIVGRGLRLAPGKVDCLILDYAGNHHDLFTPEVGVSKPHSDSQPVQVFCPGCGFANLFWGKCAENGDIIEHYGRRCQGWLEDNDGHRQQCDYRFRFKRCPHCDAENDIAARRCHQCQQILVDPDDMLKAALKLKDALILRCGGMTLQSGHDDKGEWLKATYYDEDGTSTSERFRIQTPAQCKAFDMLFLRPHQRAPGVPFRWKTAADVLAQQQLLRHPDFVVARKRGQFWQVREKVFDYQGRFRRANELY from the coding sequence ATGGCATTTACCCTACGCCCGTACCAATTGGAAGCGGTCGACGCCACCATCAAACATTTCCGACAACATGCTGAGCCAGCGCTGATTGTATTGCCGACTGGTGCAGGCAAAAGCTTGGTGATCGCCGAACTGGCAAAACGCGCGCGTGGCCGGGTGCTGGTGCTGGCTCACGTCAAGGAGTTGGTGGCACAAAACCATGCCAAATACTGCGCCTACGGGCTAAAAGCGGATATCTTCGCCGCCGGGCTACGACAAAAAGACAGCGCAAGCAAAGTGGTGTTCGGCAGCGTGCAGTCGGTGGCACGCAACCTGATGCTGTTTGACGGCACCTTTTCCCTGCTGATTATTGACGAATGCCACCGTATCAGCGACGACGACGACAGCCAATACCCGCAGATCATTCAGCATTTGCAAAAATCTAACCCGCAGTTGCGGCTATTGGGATTGACTGCCACCCCTTATCGGCTAGGTAAGGGGTGGATCTATCAGTATCATTATCACGGCTTTACCCGCAGCGATGACCACAGCCTGTTCCGCGATTGCATCTATGAACTGCCACTACGCTATATGATTAAGCATGGCTTTCTGGTGCCGCCAGAACGGCTGGACATGCCGATTGTGCAATATGATTTCAGCCGTCTGAGGGTCAGCAGCAGCGGGCTGTTCAGTGAGGCAGACCTGAATCGCGAACTGAAACGGCAAAACCGTATAACACCGCACATTATTAGCCAGATCGTAGAATATGCCGCAACACGCAAAGGGGTGATGATTTTCGCCGCTACCATTGAGCACGCACGTGAGATCCATGGCCTTTTGCCCACTGGGGAAGCCGCGCTGGTCAGTGCCGCAACCCCCAGCGTCGAGCGGGATGCATTGATCACAGCTTTCAAACAGCAGCAATTGCGGTATCTGGTCAATGTGGCAGTGCTGACCACTGGCTTCGACGCGCCACACGTCGATATGATCGCCATTTTACGCCCCACCGAATCCGTCAGCTTGTATCAGCAGATCGTTGGCCGTGGACTTCGGCTGGCCCCCGGAAAAGTGGACTGCCTGATCCTCGATTACGCGGGTAATCACCACGATCTATTCACCCCGGAGGTAGGTGTCAGTAAGCCGCACAGCGACAGCCAACCGGTGCAGGTATTCTGCCCTGGCTGCGGTTTTGCCAATCTGTTCTGGGGAAAATGTGCTGAGAACGGCGACATCATCGAACACTATGGCCGCCGCTGCCAAGGCTGGCTGGAGGATAACGATGGCCATCGCCAACAGTGCGACTACCGTTTCCGTTTTAAGCGTTGCCCGCACTGCGATGCAGAAAACGACATTGCCGCCCGCCGTTGCCATCAATGCCAGCAGATATTGGTCGATCCCGACGATATGCTAAAGGCTGCGCTGAAGTTGAAAGATGCCCTGATACTGCGTTGCGGCGGCATGACGCTGCAAAGCGGCCACGACGATAAAGGCGAATGGTTGAAGGCCACCTACTATGATGAAGACGGCACCAGCACCAGCGAACGTTTTCGCATACAGACACCAGCACAGTGTAAAGCATTCGACATGCTGTTTCTGCGCCCACATCAGCGTGCACCGGGTGTACCCTTCCGATGGAAAACCGCCGCCGATGTGCTAGCGCAGCAACAGTTGCTGCGCCATCCAGACTTTGTGGTGGCGCGTAAGCGTGGTCAGTTCTGGCAAGTGCGGGAAAAAGTGTTCGATTATCAAGGACGCTTCCGGCGTGCCAACGAGCTATATTAA
- the rplY gene encoding 50S ribosomal protein L25 → MFTINAQVRKEQGKGASRRLRAANKFPAIVYGGEEAPVSIELGQDYVKNMAVKPEFYSKTITLVIDGKETNVKVQAIQRHPFKPKLTHIDFVRV, encoded by the coding sequence ATGTTCACTATCAATGCGCAAGTACGTAAAGAGCAGGGTAAGGGTGCGAGCCGCCGCCTGCGTGCAGCAAATAAGTTCCCGGCTATCGTTTATGGTGGCGAAGAAGCGCCAGTCTCTATTGAGCTGGGGCAAGATTATGTAAAGAATATGGCAGTTAAGCCAGAATTCTATAGCAAAACCATTACTCTGGTTATCGACGGTAAAGAGACCAACGTTAAGGTTCAGGCTATACAGCGTCACCCGTTCAAGCCAAAACTGACTCACATCGACTTCGTTCGCGTATAA
- the yejK gene encoding nucleoid-associated protein YejK encodes MSLDIDQIALHQLVKRDEQTLDVVLRDSLLPANAAVEEMMAELHRVYSAKNKAYGLFNEGSELAQALHICRKDDKDFLAFSRAATGRLRDELAKYPFAEGGVVLFGQYRYLAVEYLLIAVLNSRNSTRVNETLDINTTHYLDINHADIVARIDLTEWETNPQSTRYLTFLKGRVGRKVSDFFMDFLAAAEGLDTKAQNRGLLQAVDDYCADAQLDKNERQAVRQQVYSYCNQQLHVGEEIELQVLSQEIASAGEKDFMQFSSEQGYHLEDSFPADRGTLRQLTKFAGSGGGISLTFDAMLLGERIFWDAATDTLTIKGTPPNLRDQLQRRLSGNSK; translated from the coding sequence ATGAGTCTGGATATCGACCAGATCGCTCTGCATCAGTTGGTTAAACGCGACGAGCAAACGTTGGATGTGGTGCTACGCGATTCCCTGCTTCCTGCCAATGCGGCGGTGGAAGAGATGATGGCGGAACTGCATCGCGTTTACAGCGCCAAGAACAAAGCCTATGGTCTGTTCAACGAAGGCAGCGAACTGGCGCAAGCGCTGCATATATGCCGTAAGGATGACAAAGACTTTCTGGCTTTCAGCCGTGCAGCCACTGGGCGTTTGCGTGATGAGTTGGCCAAGTACCCGTTCGCTGAAGGCGGTGTAGTGCTGTTTGGTCAATACCGCTATCTGGCGGTGGAATATTTGCTTATTGCGGTGTTGAACAGCCGTAATAGCACACGCGTCAATGAAACGTTGGATATCAACACCACCCATTATCTGGACATCAACCACGCCGATATTGTAGCGCGCATCGATCTGACCGAGTGGGAAACCAATCCACAATCAACCCGTTATTTGACCTTTCTGAAAGGGCGGGTAGGGCGTAAAGTTTCCGATTTCTTTATGGACTTCCTGGCGGCAGCCGAAGGGCTGGACACCAAAGCGCAAAACCGAGGGCTGCTACAAGCGGTTGACGATTATTGCGCGGACGCACAATTGGATAAAAACGAGCGGCAAGCGGTGCGCCAGCAGGTGTACAGCTACTGTAATCAACAACTACACGTTGGTGAAGAGATCGAGTTACAGGTGTTGTCGCAGGAAATTGCGTCGGCTGGTGAAAAGGATTTCATGCAGTTTTCCAGCGAACAGGGCTATCATCTTGAAGACAGTTTCCCTGCGGATCGCGGTACGTTGCGCCAGTTGACCAAGTTTGCCGGTAGCGGCGGTGGTATTAGCCTAACTTTTGATGCGATGCTGTTGGGTGAGCGAATTTTCTGGGATGCAGCTACTGATACGCTGACCATTAAAGGCACCCCGCCAAACCTGCGCGATCAGTTGCAACGCCGTCTGAGCGGTAATAGTAAGTGA
- a CDS encoding YejL family protein → MPQSSRYSDERVEQLLSELINVLEEHRTPTDLSLMVLGNMVTNLINTSVAPAQRKTLARSFAEALQASIREDEDKTH, encoded by the coding sequence ATGCCACAATCATCTCGTTACAGTGACGAACGCGTTGAACAACTGCTCTCTGAGTTGATCAATGTTCTGGAAGAACACCGTACCCCCACCGATCTTTCTCTGATGGTACTGGGCAACATGGTGACTAATCTGATCAACACCAGCGTTGCACCCGCACAGCGGAAAACCCTGGCAAGATCATTTGCTGAAGCCCTGCAAGCTTCTATTCGTGAAGATGAAGACAAAACGCATTAA
- the yejM gene encoding LPS biosynthesis-modulating metalloenzyme YejM, translated as MVTNRQHYREKVSQMISWGHWFALFNILLVLGVGSRYPFLTDWPSSLLGRIYALISLLGHFSFVVFAGYLLVIFPLTFVVMSQRLLRFISAALATTGLTLLLVDSEVFSHFHLHLNPVVWALVVNPDQSELARDWQLMFICVPIIFLVEMLFGTWSWQKLRSLNRQHFGKPLAVLFICAFLTSHLIYIWADANFYRPITMQRANLPLSYPMTARKFLEKHGLLDQQEYDRRLMQQGNPEAVAVEYPLSDLSYSDKGSGYNLLMIVVDSLRPQDMAQHMPALAHFAQENVRFNNHYSSGNYANTGLFGLFYGISSTYLDNILASRKPSALVNALGEQGYRFGLFSSDGFTAHLYRQALLTDFSLPAPTKQSDEITTQQWQRWLVDQGSKEEPWFSYLNFSGTALAVSGRTPASTDIIQRYRNGVQDVDTQIAQVLGILKQRGLLNKTVVVITAEHGIEFNDAGKEPWGSGFSQPQLHVPLVVHWPGTPAQTIRKLTGHNDVMRTLMQRLLHVKTAPKDYSQGEDLFTAQRHNNWIATGDSNRLVITTPTQTLMLDNNGIYRAYDKDDQEIKDEKPQLTLLLQVLTDVKRFIAN; from the coding sequence ATGGTGACAAACCGCCAGCATTATCGTGAAAAAGTCTCCCAGATGATTAGCTGGGGGCACTGGTTCGCCTTATTTAATATCCTACTTGTCCTTGGGGTGGGGAGCCGTTACCCGTTTCTCACTGACTGGCCGTCTTCGCTGCTAGGCCGGATATATGCTCTGATCAGTCTATTGGGGCACTTTAGCTTTGTCGTGTTCGCCGGTTATCTGCTGGTGATTTTCCCGCTCACCTTCGTGGTGATGTCGCAACGGCTGTTGCGCTTTATTTCCGCCGCGCTAGCTACCACAGGGCTGACACTGCTGTTGGTCGATAGTGAAGTGTTCTCCCATTTCCACCTGCACCTCAACCCGGTAGTGTGGGCACTGGTGGTCAACCCAGACCAAAGCGAACTGGCGCGCGACTGGCAACTGATGTTTATCTGCGTGCCAATCATCTTTCTGGTGGAGATGCTGTTCGGCACCTGGAGTTGGCAGAAGCTACGCAGCCTGAACCGCCAGCATTTCGGCAAGCCGCTGGCGGTGCTGTTTATCTGCGCTTTTCTCACTTCGCATCTGATTTACATCTGGGCTGATGCTAACTTCTATCGCCCGATCACTATGCAACGCGCCAACCTGCCGCTGTCTTACCCGATGACTGCGCGTAAATTCCTTGAAAAGCACGGCCTGCTCGATCAACAGGAATATGATCGCCGTCTGATGCAGCAAGGCAATCCTGAAGCCGTAGCAGTAGAATATCCGCTTAGCGATCTCAGCTACAGCGATAAAGGCAGCGGTTATAACTTACTGATGATTGTGGTGGACAGTCTGCGCCCTCAGGATATGGCACAGCATATGCCTGCCCTGGCTCATTTTGCGCAGGAAAATGTCCGCTTCAACAATCATTACAGCTCAGGCAATTATGCCAATACCGGTTTGTTCGGCTTGTTCTACGGTATTTCGTCAACCTATTTAGACAACATTCTTGCCTCGCGCAAACCCTCAGCGCTAGTGAATGCACTCGGTGAACAAGGGTATAGGTTCGGCTTGTTCTCATCCGACGGCTTTACCGCCCACCTGTATCGCCAGGCCCTGCTGACCGACTTCTCCCTGCCCGCGCCCACCAAGCAAAGCGATGAAATCACCACGCAGCAATGGCAACGCTGGTTAGTGGATCAGGGCAGTAAAGAAGAACCATGGTTCTCCTATCTCAATTTCAGCGGTACCGCGCTAGCAGTCAGTGGGAGAACGCCAGCATCGACCGATATTATTCAGCGTTACCGCAACGGAGTGCAGGATGTGGACACACAGATCGCTCAGGTGCTGGGTATATTGAAGCAACGTGGCCTGCTGAATAAAACCGTGGTGGTGATCACCGCCGAGCACGGCATTGAATTCAACGATGCTGGCAAAGAGCCATGGGGTAGCGGCTTTAGCCAACCTCAGTTGCATGTACCGCTGGTGGTTCATTGGCCGGGTACGCCAGCGCAAACCATCCGTAAGTTGACCGGACATAACGATGTGATGCGCACGCTGATGCAACGCCTGCTGCATGTGAAAACTGCGCCAAAGGATTACTCGCAGGGTGAAGACCTGTTTACCGCCCAGCGCCACAACAACTGGATCGCCACCGGCGACAGCAACCGACTGGTGATCACCACGCCAACGCAAACGTTGATGCTGGACAACAATGGCATTTACCGTGCCTACGATAAAGATGACCAAGAGATAAAAGACGAGAAACCGCAGCTTACCCTGCTATTGCAGGTGCTAACCGATGTAAAACGCTTTATTGCCAACTAA